A genomic stretch from Aerococcaceae bacterium zg-1292 includes:
- a CDS encoding histidine kinase — translation MGMMFNQSEEIQQKVEAIFGNTDNFLITFKHNDAKSSLIKLLISNVFYTWDSSRSFILYFDTKGIHEKEISHTQAGNFLLMPWHEINAFNVRQKSHNAVIEFTHLGKKLAYEVPFEGKLCQDNAENFTRLQLSQWHQEE, via the coding sequence ATGGGGATGATGTTTAATCAATCCGAAGAGATTCAACAGAAAGTTGAAGCAATTTTTGGTAATACAGATAACTTTTTAATTACTTTTAAGCACAATGATGCAAAATCTAGTCTTATCAAATTACTCATTAGCAATGTGTTTTATACTTGGGATTCTAGTCGTTCCTTTATATTATACTTTGATACAAAAGGCATCCACGAAAAAGAAATCAGCCATACACAAGCAGGAAATTTTTTATTGATGCCATGGCATGAAATTAATGCGTTCAATGTGCGCCAAAAAAGTCATAATGCAGTCATTGAATTTACCCATTTAGGTAAAAAATTAGCGTACGAAGTACCATTCGAGGGAAAATTATGTCAGGATAATGCAGAAAATTTTACGAGATTACAGTTGAGTCAATGGCATCAAGAGGAGTAA
- a CDS encoding helix-turn-helix domain-containing protein — MEVEIDNRIAEYRKEKGLSQHKLAKAVGLKRRSIMAYENKTISPTLETAYKICKVLDKNITDVFIFK, encoded by the coding sequence ATGGAGGTAGAAATTGATAACCGGATTGCAGAATATCGCAAAGAAAAAGGTTTGTCGCAACATAAATTAGCTAAAGCTGTCGGTTTGAAGCGGCGTTCAATTATGGCTTATGAAAATAAGACGATTAGTCCTACCCTAGAAACAGCATATAAAATATGTAAAGTACTCGATAAAAATATTACTGATGTGTTTATTTTCAAATAG
- a CDS encoding peptide ABC transporter substrate-binding protein, which produces MLKKIAKSFLAASAVLSLAVGTVTTSAQAVELDPSVEQKLKIMTIGELATLDSAVYNDTPSSDMIGQVFEGLYRVSTGTEVELGQAESVDISEDGLVYTFKLREGLKWSNGEPVTAADFEYSYQRLVDPNGLNSSSSVEIFKNAAAIRKGEKELSELGVKALDDLTLEITLEYPAPYLPKLLTGSRFMPVSKAFVEEKGEAYGTSVDNIVTNGPFTISNWSGTELEWTLAKNKQYWDVENVYLDEVLVSVVKETGTAADLYDAGELDYAILSDQFVSQYQGAEDFNTIPRATLGYIMFNDTREATSNAALRRAISQAFDKELYATSVIQDGSKAANGFVPTGFDVNEKGSDYRDEAGQVLPYNLEKAKADWEQAKKELGVEKLSLELLVSDVDLSGRTAEYLQAQIQENLPGLTLTIRSVPLQNRLEFQRKREYDFYYGTWAPDYQDAMNFVEQLQTDGGINFAEYSNEEVDKLINQARNEYANDPAKRREALIAAEKIMVEEDAVVSALYQVSTSFLLSQDVKNFEIMPFGRTINLRTTYRTGE; this is translated from the coding sequence ATGTTAAAAAAAATAGCAAAAAGTTTTTTAGCAGCTAGTGCTGTATTATCATTAGCTGTTGGCACTGTAACAACGAGTGCGCAGGCAGTGGAATTAGATCCATCTGTTGAACAAAAATTAAAAATTATGACAATTGGTGAGCTAGCGACATTAGATTCAGCGGTTTATAATGACACACCTAGTTCTGATATGATTGGTCAAGTATTTGAGGGATTATACCGTGTCTCAACTGGGACGGAAGTGGAGTTAGGACAAGCAGAAAGTGTTGATATTTCTGAAGATGGTTTAGTCTACACCTTTAAATTACGTGAAGGCTTAAAGTGGAGTAATGGTGAACCAGTCACTGCAGCTGATTTTGAGTACTCTTATCAACGTTTGGTCGATCCAAATGGTCTAAACTCTTCATCATCAGTTGAAATTTTTAAAAATGCTGCTGCAATTCGCAAAGGCGAGAAAGAATTATCTGAATTAGGTGTTAAAGCGTTAGATGATTTAACATTAGAAATCACGTTAGAATACCCTGCACCTTATTTACCAAAATTATTGACAGGTAGTCGTTTTATGCCTGTTTCAAAAGCTTTTGTTGAAGAAAAAGGTGAAGCCTATGGAACGTCGGTCGACAATATTGTAACAAACGGACCATTCACGATTTCAAACTGGTCTGGTACCGAGTTAGAGTGGACTTTAGCAAAAAACAAACAATATTGGGATGTTGAAAATGTCTATTTAGATGAAGTCTTGGTGTCTGTTGTTAAAGAAACTGGGACAGCTGCTGACTTGTATGATGCAGGCGAGTTAGATTATGCCATTTTATCTGACCAATTTGTATCACAATACCAAGGCGCAGAAGACTTTAATACTATTCCACGTGCAACATTAGGCTATATTATGTTTAATGATACGCGTGAAGCAACAAGTAATGCAGCATTACGTCGTGCGATTTCGCAAGCATTTGATAAAGAGTTATATGCTACATCAGTTATTCAAGATGGATCAAAAGCGGCCAATGGTTTCGTGCCAACTGGTTTTGATGTGAATGAAAAAGGTAGTGATTACCGTGATGAAGCGGGTCAAGTTTTACCATATAATTTAGAAAAAGCAAAAGCTGATTGGGAACAAGCGAAAAAAGAATTAGGTGTTGAAAAATTATCTCTTGAATTGCTTGTCTCAGACGTAGACTTATCTGGTCGTACAGCAGAATATTTACAAGCACAAATTCAAGAAAACTTACCTGGATTGACGTTAACAATTCGTAGTGTGCCATTGCAAAACCGTTTAGAATTCCAACGTAAACGTGAGTATGACTTCTACTATGGTACATGGGCACCCGATTATCAAGATGCGATGAACTTTGTAGAGCAATTGCAAACAGATGGTGGTATAAACTTCGCTGAGTATTCAAATGAAGAAGTGGATAAATTAATTAATCAAGCACGTAATGAATATGCTAATGACCCAGCTAAACGCCGTGAAGCATTAATTGCAGCAGAAAAAATTATGGTAGAAGAAGATGCTGTTGTATCTGCCTTATACCAAGTATCTACCTCATTCTTGCTCAGTCAAGACGTGAAGAATTTCGAAATCATGCCATTCGGACGTACTATTAACTTACGTACAACCTACCGAACAGGCGAGTAA
- a CDS encoding formate/nitrite transporter family protein, translating into MEVQNRGLIGSITNSINKKADLHDCSLVRYMVRAMLACLFLTMGVSIASFIAEKSNLMVEGLGKFTYSFMFSWSLIMIIYMNAELGTSNMMYMTMAIHRKILPTSKALRILVTCILFNAVGAVIASFFIAKTGAYTDLPADHFLFQAVTAKLAKTPVQQFCEGIFANVIVNTAVFCSIRMKDDAGKVMSMIFIIFIFAFLGFEHVIANFSTFALAFFANGGPVEGMTFTSVMSNFFFATLGNYVGGGLVIGLLYSWLNNKSELYFD; encoded by the coding sequence TTGGAAGTACAAAATCGCGGTTTAATCGGAAGTATCACCAATAGTATCAATAAGAAAGCTGATTTACATGATTGCAGCTTGGTAAGATATATGGTGCGCGCGATGTTAGCTTGTTTGTTTTTAACAATGGGTGTATCTATTGCATCGTTTATCGCAGAAAAATCAAATCTAATGGTAGAGGGTTTAGGTAAATTTACTTATTCCTTCATGTTTAGTTGGTCATTGATTATGATTATTTACATGAATGCGGAGTTAGGAACATCGAATATGATGTATATGACCATGGCTATTCATCGTAAAATACTCCCTACCTCGAAAGCATTACGTATTTTGGTTACCTGTATTTTATTTAATGCCGTAGGAGCAGTCATCGCAAGTTTCTTTATCGCTAAAACAGGTGCTTATACTGATTTACCAGCTGACCATTTTCTTTTCCAAGCCGTTACAGCCAAATTAGCAAAAACACCCGTTCAACAATTTTGCGAGGGGATTTTTGCTAACGTTATTGTAAATACAGCGGTATTTTGTAGTATTCGTATGAAAGATGATGCCGGTAAAGTTATGTCAATGATTTTCATTATCTTTATCTTTGCCTTTTTAGGCTTTGAGCACGTCATAGCGAACTTTTCAACGTTTGCCTTAGCATTTTTTGCTAATGGCGGTCCGGTAGAGGGCATGACTTTTACGTCTGTTATGTCTAATTTCTTCTTTGCAACTCTAGGTAACTATGTTGGTGGCGGTTTAGTCATCGGGTTATTATATAGTTGGCTAAATAATAAATCAGAATTATACTTTGACTAG